The following proteins come from a genomic window of Candidatus Amarolinea dominans:
- a CDS encoding MBL fold metallo-hydrolase — MVNQQVKPPAAQFHRQVIGEVELIALSDGGINYPAAMIFGNVPPEGATRYDLPGRQLFLPYTLLLIRRGRSLTLCDVGAGDLGNPGDQAFPGLDHRTSRTNLLVPSLLAAGINPGEINIVLITHAHPDHVGGMLDAEDRLVFPNAHYTIAQREWDYWMAADPATAGAAALRGHLEQLIATARKALDAIAGRVTLVQGDEEVAPGIRLESTPGHTPGHMMVTIAAGGQTVYNISDLVVHPLFIEHPQWAPTIDMDAGQADAVRRRFFARATEENALVFGHHLGPFPNFGRITQWGDAWRWQPT; from the coding sequence ATGGTCAATCAGCAAGTGAAACCACCCGCGGCTCAATTCCATAGGCAGGTCATCGGCGAGGTCGAGCTGATTGCGCTGAGCGACGGCGGGATCAACTACCCGGCGGCCATGATCTTCGGGAACGTGCCGCCGGAAGGCGCAACGCGTTACGACCTGCCAGGGCGTCAACTGTTTCTCCCCTACACGCTACTCCTCATCAGAAGGGGACGCAGCCTGACGCTGTGCGACGTTGGCGCCGGCGATCTCGGCAACCCGGGCGATCAGGCATTCCCCGGTCTCGACCACAGGACGTCGCGCACCAACTTGTTGGTCCCCAGCCTGTTGGCGGCGGGGATCAATCCGGGCGAGATCAATATCGTCCTCATCACACATGCTCACCCCGATCACGTCGGGGGGATGCTTGACGCTGAGGACCGGCTGGTCTTCCCCAATGCCCACTACACCATCGCGCAAAGGGAGTGGGACTACTGGATGGCGGCCGATCCTGCGACGGCCGGAGCAGCCGCCCTGCGCGGGCATCTCGAGCAACTGATCGCCACGGCCAGAAAGGCACTCGATGCGATTGCCGGGCGCGTCACCCTCGTGCAAGGCGACGAAGAAGTCGCGCCCGGCATTCGCCTGGAATCAACGCCTGGGCACACGCCCGGCCACATGATGGTCACGATTGCAGCGGGCGGCCAGACGGTCTACAACATCAGCGACTTGGTGGTGCATCCGCTGTTCATCGAACACCCGCAATGGGCGCCGACCATTGACATGGATGCCGGGCAGGCCGATGCAGTGCGACGCCGGTTCTTCGCACGCGCCACCGAGGAGAACGCGCTCGTTTTCGGCCATCACCTCGGGCCGTTCCCCAATTTTGGGCGTATCACACAATGGGGCGATGCGTGGCGGTGGCAACCAACGTGA
- a CDS encoding DinB family protein codes for MTTNSPTWADTLVHLLALASRLEDEGQYNLAKLTRAIADSLSRQAAFRMAAPIGADELAADLKQTAAALASLNVSAAARSALAQGADVMAGGSMPLITTIPHPHVCRTCGHLLLGAPETNCPTCGAWPGTYQRFMPNYWLDAFEPLAAIERLRQTPLDVATLLEGLTEAQLNQAPAGGGWAIRNVLTHLRDAQDVLAFRLDLFLQEEHPLLEAKAVWTWAANEGERPPTALEIFRTYRAARRETLHKLEQMPLTHWWRTGRHQEFGAVTLRQQASYFAAHELTHLSQIGVLRRTWPSNGPA; via the coding sequence ATGACAACCAATTCACCAACCTGGGCCGATACCCTCGTCCATCTCCTTGCGCTGGCTTCCCGGCTGGAGGACGAAGGGCAGTACAACCTCGCCAAGCTGACGCGCGCGATCGCCGATTCGCTGAGCCGCCAGGCTGCCTTTCGGATGGCCGCGCCCATCGGCGCGGATGAACTCGCCGCCGACCTCAAGCAGACCGCGGCCGCGCTTGCCAGCCTGAATGTGAGCGCCGCGGCGCGGTCGGCCCTCGCACAAGGCGCTGACGTGATGGCCGGCGGGAGCATGCCCCTGATCACCACCATCCCGCACCCCCATGTCTGCCGCACCTGCGGGCATCTGCTGCTCGGCGCGCCGGAGACGAACTGCCCGACCTGCGGCGCCTGGCCCGGCACCTACCAACGCTTCATGCCCAACTACTGGCTCGACGCGTTCGAGCCGTTGGCGGCCATCGAACGTCTGCGCCAGACGCCGCTCGACGTGGCAACGCTGCTGGAAGGACTCACGGAGGCGCAGTTGAATCAGGCGCCGGCCGGCGGCGGTTGGGCGATTCGCAACGTCCTGACGCACCTGCGCGACGCGCAAGATGTGCTCGCTTTCCGGCTCGACCTCTTCCTGCAGGAAGAACACCCCCTGCTGGAAGCGAAGGCGGTTTGGACCTGGGCGGCCAACGAGGGGGAGCGCCCGCCCACCGCGCTGGAGATCTTCCGAACCTACCGGGCTGCGCGCAGGGAAACGCTGCACAAGCTGGAACAGATGCCGCTGACGCACTGGTGGCGCACGGGCCGGCACCAGGAGTTCGGCGCCGTGACGCTGCGCCAGCAGGCCAGCTACTTCGCCGCGCACGAGCTGACCCATCTCTCGCAGATCGGCGTGCTGCGCCGCACCTGGCCGTCGAATGGCCCGGCGTGA